One part of the Sulfolobus tengchongensis genome encodes these proteins:
- a CDS encoding amidohydrolase family protein — MMLIRNAKTLDGRLVNIKIENEKISCIGECKGDDEIIDAESKLVIPPYFNMHFHLDSAFTRVVNNSGTLWEGIKIWQELRDKLTEDEVIKNALTAVKLMVTYGTLWIRTHVDVTEKSFKLLRAIKKVKEQSKEIADVQITAFPQDGIFTDKGNDEVLRKAVEDKEVDNVGLIPHNEITREDGVRSVKLAFELAKEYDKDVDGHVDETDDPNSRYLEVVVRETLNNGWYNRVTAGHVTAMHSWDSAYRFRILPFIKKAGITIVPNPLINITLQGRLEGYPKRRGMAPIKEMMRAGVNVALGHDCIMDPWYPLGIGNMLQVLFMAIHIDQLTGFNELISSINLITFNGANAWHVKDYGIEVSNTANLLVTDADDVFDLIRFMNPPRFVIRRGKIVAKEGKYVLFNGKWEEVKRKP, encoded by the coding sequence CTGATGTTAATACGAAACGCCAAAACGTTAGACGGAAGATTAGTGAATATCAAGATCGAGAACGAAAAAATTTCTTGTATAGGTGAGTGCAAAGGTGATGATGAAATTATAGATGCCGAAAGTAAATTGGTCATACCACCCTACTTTAACATGCATTTTCATTTAGATAGCGCGTTTACTAGGGTAGTTAATAATAGCGGTACATTATGGGAAGGTATAAAAATATGGCAGGAATTAAGGGATAAGTTAACTGAAGATGAAGTAATAAAGAACGCCTTGACAGCAGTGAAATTAATGGTGACCTATGGAACTTTATGGATAAGAACACATGTTGATGTTACTGAGAAATCGTTTAAGCTTTTAAGGGCTATAAAGAAGGTTAAAGAGCAAAGTAAGGAAATAGCTGATGTGCAAATTACGGCTTTTCCACAAGACGGTATATTTACAGACAAGGGAAACGATGAAGTCCTCAGAAAAGCAGTTGAGGATAAAGAAGTAGATAATGTTGGTCTTATACCTCATAACGAAATTACCAGAGAAGACGGTGTTAGATCTGTAAAGCTGGCCTTTGAATTAGCTAAGGAGTATGATAAGGATGTGGATGGTCATGTAGATGAGACGGACGATCCTAACTCTAGATATTTAGAGGTGGTCGTAAGGGAGACTTTGAATAATGGATGGTATAATAGGGTTACTGCAGGTCATGTCACGGCAATGCATAGTTGGGATTCGGCGTATAGATTTAGAATCCTACCCTTTATTAAGAAAGCAGGAATAACAATAGTACCAAATCCTTTAATTAATATAACGTTACAAGGAAGATTAGAGGGATATCCTAAAAGAAGAGGTATGGCTCCAATAAAGGAGATGATGAGAGCTGGTGTAAATGTAGCATTAGGCCACGATTGTATTATGGATCCTTGGTATCCTTTAGGAATAGGCAATATGCTACAAGTGCTATTTATGGCAATTCACATTGATCAATTAACCGGGTTTAATGAACTCATCTCATCAATCAATTTAATAACTTTTAATGGGGCTAATGCTTGGCATGTAAAGGATTATGGGATTGAGGTAAGTAACACCGCTAATCTTCTAGTAACGGATGCTGATGACGTGTTTGATCTAATTCGCTTCATGAATCCTCCAAGATTTGTAATAAGAAGGGGGAAGATTGTCGCTAAGGAAGGTAAATATGTTTTATTTAATGGTAAATGGGAAGAAGTAAAAAGGAAACCTTAA
- a CDS encoding fumarylacetoacetate hydrolase family protein translates to MVKLLLFSPTPQEAKRVGVYDNGKVIDLAKAYEILYDAKPPNWFYDMKELIEGGNGALYLINKVLNDLREVKAKVSYDPNQVIYYPPIPNPEKIFLLAVNYRAHGQEANTPPPKEPYIFTKFNNTLVGHRQPIIYPKASQKVDYEIELAVIIGKRGKYIRSSEAYSYVFGYTVFNDISFRDKQFPPESPYGMRWVHGKGMDTAAPMGPWIVTKDEIPNPHSLKLTLRVNGEIRQEGYTEDMIFKIDQIIEYLSNGITLKPGDIISTGTPPGVALATGKYLKPGDVIDAEISQIGVLTNYLVEEK, encoded by the coding sequence ATGGTCAAATTATTACTCTTTTCGCCAACTCCGCAAGAAGCTAAAAGAGTAGGAGTTTATGATAATGGTAAAGTAATTGACTTAGCAAAGGCTTATGAAATATTATATGACGCTAAACCGCCAAACTGGTTCTATGACATGAAGGAACTTATTGAGGGAGGTAACGGTGCACTCTACTTAATAAATAAGGTCTTAAATGATTTAAGAGAGGTAAAGGCTAAGGTATCTTATGATCCCAATCAAGTTATATATTACCCTCCAATACCTAATCCGGAAAAGATCTTTCTTTTAGCGGTAAATTACAGGGCTCATGGTCAAGAAGCTAATACACCACCGCCTAAAGAACCATACATCTTCACCAAGTTCAATAACACACTAGTTGGACATAGACAACCTATAATTTACCCTAAAGCTTCACAAAAGGTTGACTATGAGATAGAATTAGCAGTTATAATTGGTAAAAGAGGTAAGTATATCAGATCTTCTGAGGCCTATAGCTACGTGTTTGGTTACACAGTTTTTAACGACATAAGCTTTAGGGATAAGCAGTTTCCTCCAGAATCTCCGTATGGGATGAGATGGGTTCATGGTAAAGGAATGGATACTGCTGCACCAATGGGACCATGGATAGTTACCAAGGATGAAATACCAAATCCCCATTCATTGAAATTGACATTAAGAGTAAACGGTGAGATAAGACAAGAGGGATATACCGAGGATATGATATTCAAAATTGATCAAATTATAGAATACTTATCAAATGGAATAACTCTGAAACCGGGGGATATAATATCTACTGGGACGCCCCCTGGAGTAGCGTTAGCAACTGGGAAGTATTTAAAGCCTGGAGATGTGATTGACGCTGAAATAAGCCAGATTGGGGTATTGACTAACTACTTAGTAGAGGAAAAATAA
- a CDS encoding thiamine pyrophosphate-binding protein, with protein MGKTSAELIIDAISSQVTDIFGIPGTHGLSLYEELRKKVGIGEIKYYMPRLEYGGAIMADYYARLKGNVGIFISVNGPGFTNSLTGLAEAYSEGSPLILISFNKEFRYRHRRQLHDIGYYDAQFEVARQITKASFRVYSPNEIPLVIEKSFRIALEDKMGPVYIEIPVDILDEKSEIEDGKIKRVNRTLVYPTEDELKEAINFLNECSRPILLLGYGASRSNIVSYIEKLGIPVLTTIRGKGSIPENHPLYSGTIFGLKEIPGDCLIALGTSFNDLETGRWGIKLPKRVLHVDPDITVFNTSIKADITIRASAEAFLEEIVEKIKKLPKWNYKVEESTRIDLPQNEITHDYLAKVLNETLDEERVIIADAGTNQVMAMDIKVYKPNSYFNSLIFNAMGSAIPAGIGAKIASPERQVVSIIGDMGFQACFNELITAVENKISFLTVLVEDGVQHFLRMNQNIRYGATFTTNVFPIDYTKVLEGIGVRVIEVKNREELKKAAEEAVSWSVKMPTVLRVHVSPNSIPSRLLTRR; from the coding sequence ATGGGCAAAACGTCTGCAGAACTCATAATTGATGCAATATCGTCTCAAGTAACTGACATTTTCGGAATACCCGGAACACATGGTTTATCGCTATATGAAGAGTTAAGAAAGAAAGTAGGCATTGGAGAGATCAAGTATTACATGCCTAGATTAGAGTACGGTGGAGCGATAATGGCAGATTATTACGCTAGATTAAAGGGAAACGTTGGAATATTCATTTCAGTTAATGGTCCCGGTTTCACAAATTCTCTAACTGGATTAGCCGAAGCTTACTCAGAAGGTTCACCTTTAATTCTAATTTCGTTTAATAAAGAGTTTAGATACAGACACAGAAGGCAACTTCATGATATAGGCTATTATGACGCGCAGTTTGAAGTAGCTAGACAGATAACTAAAGCGTCATTTAGAGTTTACTCTCCAAATGAGATACCATTAGTTATTGAAAAATCTTTCAGAATAGCTCTCGAAGATAAAATGGGACCAGTATATATTGAAATTCCGGTTGATATTCTAGATGAGAAAAGTGAAATAGAGGATGGTAAGATAAAGAGGGTAAATAGGACTCTGGTCTACCCGACTGAAGATGAATTAAAAGAGGCTATAAATTTTCTAAATGAATGTTCAAGACCTATTCTTCTATTAGGATATGGAGCATCACGATCTAATATAGTTTCATATATAGAAAAACTTGGCATCCCAGTTCTAACTACTATAAGAGGAAAGGGAAGTATTCCAGAGAATCATCCTTTGTACTCAGGTACAATATTTGGCCTTAAAGAGATTCCTGGAGACTGTTTAATTGCTTTAGGTACATCTTTCAATGACCTTGAGACTGGAAGATGGGGTATAAAGTTACCAAAAAGAGTACTTCACGTTGATCCTGATATTACAGTTTTCAATACTTCCATAAAGGCAGATATTACAATAAGAGCTAGTGCTGAGGCATTTTTAGAGGAAATCGTAGAAAAAATAAAAAAATTACCTAAGTGGAATTACAAAGTCGAAGAGAGTACTAGAATTGATCTTCCTCAAAATGAGATAACTCACGACTATTTAGCTAAGGTTCTTAATGAAACATTAGATGAAGAGAGGGTAATTATAGCGGATGCGGGAACTAATCAAGTTATGGCTATGGATATAAAAGTTTACAAACCTAATTCTTATTTTAATTCGCTAATCTTTAACGCAATGGGTTCTGCTATTCCAGCGGGGATAGGTGCTAAGATTGCCTCTCCAGAAAGACAAGTGGTAAGCATTATAGGTGATATGGGTTTTCAAGCATGTTTTAATGAGCTAATTACTGCTGTCGAAAATAAGATTAGCTTCTTAACAGTTCTAGTAGAAGACGGCGTACAGCATTTTCTGAGGATGAATCAGAACATCAGATATGGGGCTACTTTTACTACAAACGTGTTTCCCATAGATTATACTAAGGTTTTAGAAGGAATAGGTGTAAGGGTTATAGAGGTGAAGAATAGAGAAGAGCTAAAGAAGGCCGCTGAAGAAGCAGTAAGTTGGTCAGTTAAAATGCCCACTGTTCTGAGAGTACATGTGAGCCCAAATAGTATACCATCTAGGTTATTGACGCGAAGATAA
- a CDS encoding heavy metal-associated domain-containing protein gives MSEIDKVLKNLNIGELRFWVSGVYCNNCVNKVKRALKSIGSVEDIEIKPDFKELKALVILKYRGNITRKEIEEVLSEASDETPYHEYRPIWES, from the coding sequence ATGTCAGAAATCGATAAGGTATTAAAAAATTTAAACATAGGGGAACTAAGATTTTGGGTTTCGGGAGTCTACTGCAATAATTGTGTTAATAAGGTAAAAAGGGCATTGAAATCTATTGGAAGTGTGGAAGATATAGAGATTAAACCTGATTTTAAGGAACTTAAAGCACTTGTGATATTAAAATATAGGGGAAATATTACTAGGAAGGAAATCGAAGAGGTACTTTCTGAGGCTTCAGATGAAACACCTTATCATGAATATAGACCGATTTGGGAGAGTTAA
- a CDS encoding MFS transporter produces MEPERFSSDSAKAIISQFVGFLLDSYDLTMILSIAPVLAKVLLPPESALLATFNVILSYSLTIIFRPLGSAIFGNLGDKIGRRADLIITVIGLGLASALTSALPTYAQIGIWSFILFVLIRIVVGIFAGGEYSAGHPFAMEWTPYKWRGLISGLVQGGFSFGAALAAVVEGAFIDIYGLSGVENFAWRYVFLTALAPAVIALAIRLSMKETPVFEDVKNKNLIRRTPFFDLFRKPYRRDFLQVMLYMTGMFFFAYSLFAYVPAILEHQPSTFSLGTAETIYSFGTYAAFAGALFFGAMSQYLGRRRLTIIWAILTFILSIPVYYLLFNSAKVGNFVIASLASILIGIITQGPWGIIPIYLSERFKASMRASGVGFGYSSGIFIGGWFSIYVPLMHNYLFTSIDTPTNIWFSTAVLLMIGAVLVGIGQYIGPETLGTKLVEESQKV; encoded by the coding sequence ATGGAGCCTGAAAGGTTTAGTTCGGACTCCGCAAAAGCTATCATATCGCAGTTCGTAGGATTTCTCTTAGATTCCTATGATTTAACTATGATCTTAAGCATAGCACCAGTGTTAGCTAAAGTTCTCTTACCCCCAGAATCAGCACTTTTAGCAACATTTAATGTGATTCTCTCTTACTCTCTTACTATAATATTTAGGCCGTTGGGATCTGCAATATTTGGGAATTTAGGAGACAAAATAGGTAGAAGGGCTGATCTAATAATCACAGTTATAGGATTGGGGTTAGCTAGCGCGTTGACTTCGGCATTACCAACATATGCCCAAATAGGAATATGGTCATTCATATTATTTGTCTTAATTAGAATAGTAGTAGGAATATTTGCGGGTGGCGAGTATTCAGCTGGACATCCATTTGCCATGGAATGGACACCCTATAAGTGGAGAGGGTTAATAAGTGGTCTAGTACAAGGAGGTTTCTCATTTGGTGCTGCCCTAGCTGCAGTAGTTGAAGGTGCTTTCATAGATATTTATGGGTTATCTGGAGTAGAAAATTTCGCATGGAGATATGTTTTCTTAACAGCATTAGCGCCTGCGGTAATAGCACTAGCAATAAGACTATCCATGAAGGAAACTCCAGTGTTTGAAGACGTTAAAAATAAGAATTTGATTAGACGAACGCCATTTTTCGACTTATTCAGAAAGCCCTATAGAAGAGACTTCTTACAAGTAATGTTGTACATGACTGGCATGTTCTTTTTCGCATATTCATTATTTGCATATGTACCAGCGATATTAGAGCATCAACCTTCTACATTCTCACTAGGTACAGCAGAGACCATATATTCATTCGGTACTTATGCAGCTTTTGCGGGTGCTCTTTTCTTTGGAGCAATGTCTCAGTATTTAGGAAGAAGAAGATTAACTATAATATGGGCAATATTAACTTTCATACTGTCAATTCCAGTATATTACTTACTATTTAACTCTGCTAAGGTTGGTAATTTCGTCATAGCATCTCTAGCATCAATACTTATAGGTATAATAACTCAAGGACCATGGGGGATAATACCGATATACCTTTCTGAGAGGTTTAAGGCATCTATGAGGGCTTCTGGAGTGGGATTTGGTTACTCTTCTGGCATATTCATAGGAGGTTGGTTTAGTATTTACGTGCCATTAATGCATAATTATCTATTCACTTCTATCGATACTCCAACTAACATATGGTTTTCCACAGCTGTACTATTAATGATAGGTGCTGTATTAGTAGGAATTGGACAGTATATAGGACCAGAAACATTAGGAACTAAATTAGTTGAAGAGTCTCAAAAGGTTTGA
- the glcV gene encoding glucose ABC transporter ATP-binding protein GlcV — protein sequence MVRIVAKGISKVFKRGRVVALDNVSVIIENGERFGILGPSGAGKTTFMRIVAGLDVPSSGELYFDDRLVASNGRLIVPPEDRKIGMVFQTWALYPNLTAFENIAFPLTNMRMSKDEIRRRVEEVAKILDIHHVLNHYPRELSGGQQQRVALARALVKDPSLLLLDEPFSNLDARMRDSARALVKEVQSRLGVTLLIVSHDPADIFAIADRVGVLVKGRLVQVGRPEEVYEKPVSVQVASLIGEINELEGKVTNEGVVVGSFKFPISVQSDKIVIGIRPEDVKLSRDVVRDDGWVLVGKGRVKVVGYQGGLFRITVSPLNSEEEIVTYSDHPMSAGDEVLVYVRKDKIKIFEV from the coding sequence ATGGTTAGAATTGTTGCTAAGGGTATTTCTAAGGTTTTTAAGAGAGGTAGGGTTGTTGCGTTAGATAATGTTAGTGTGATTATTGAGAATGGTGAAAGGTTTGGAATTTTGGGTCCTAGTGGTGCTGGGAAGACTACGTTTATGAGGATAGTTGCTGGTTTGGATGTTCCCTCTAGTGGTGAGCTTTACTTTGATGATAGGTTGGTTGCGTCGAACGGGAGGTTGATTGTTCCGCCTGAGGATAGGAAGATTGGTATGGTTTTTCAGACTTGGGCTTTGTATCCTAATTTGACTGCGTTTGAGAATATTGCGTTTCCTTTGACTAATATGAGGATGAGTAAGGATGAGATTAGGAGGAGGGTTGAGGAGGTTGCTAAGATTTTGGATATTCATCATGTTCTTAATCATTATCCTAGGGAGTTGTCGGGGGGTCAGCAGCAGAGGGTTGCACTTGCTAGGGCTTTGGTTAAGGATCCTTCGTTGTTGTTATTGGATGAGCCCTTTAGTAATTTGGATGCGAGGATGAGGGATAGTGCGAGGGCTTTGGTTAAGGAGGTGCAGAGTAGGTTGGGTGTTACTTTGCTTATAGTGAGTCATGATCCTGCTGATATTTTCGCTATTGCTGATAGGGTGGGGGTGTTGGTTAAGGGTAGGCTTGTTCAAGTTGGTAGGCCGGAGGAGGTGTATGAGAAGCCAGTGTCTGTTCAAGTGGCTAGTTTGATTGGGGAGATTAATGAGTTGGAGGGTAAGGTTACGAATGAGGGGGTTGTGGTGGGTAGTTTTAAGTTCCCCATAAGTGTTCAAAGTGATAAGATTGTGATTGGTATTAGGCCTGAGGATGTTAAATTGTCTAGGGATGTGGTTAGGGATGATGGTTGGGTTTTAGTTGGTAAGGGGAGGGTAAAGGTTGTGGGGTATCAAGGGGGGTTGTTTAGGATTACGGTGAGTCCTTTAAATTCTGAGGAGGAAATTGTAACCTATTCTGATCATCCAATGAGTGCTGGTGATGAGGTCTTAGTGTACGTGAGAAAAGATAAAATAAAGATATTTGAAGTTTAA
- the glcU gene encoding glucose ABC transporter permease GlcU, translating to MRPVVRATLHYLVLAIISIIWLIPVYAMVINGFKSNLEVLSTPVLVPPHVFSISAYISVFGTLAKPLLNSLIVVIPTSLVSAFLGAMGAYFFYTLSYSFSRLSSTISDVLFSLISLATFIPYQATLIPLTRLIVSMGVLDTYIGIIFAMLIFYIPTGALLMSMFISVIPRSLVEAAKMDGTGDLKIFIKIVFPLSLPGFISTLIFIIIQSWNNFFIPLVLVTTPGMRLISVAVESYTGGYGTLYNDTFAAAMLASIIPLAIFIFLGRYFIRGLIALGGGGKGV from the coding sequence ATGAGACCAGTAGTAAGGGCTACTTTGCATTACTTAGTACTAGCAATAATAAGCATAATATGGTTAATACCAGTATACGCGATGGTGATAAATGGCTTCAAGAGTAATCTAGAAGTTTTATCTACACCTGTACTAGTACCTCCGCATGTATTTTCTATTAGTGCATATATTTCAGTATTTGGCACATTAGCGAAGCCATTGTTAAACAGTTTGATAGTTGTCATACCGACCTCCTTAGTTTCAGCCTTCTTAGGAGCGATGGGTGCATATTTCTTCTATACACTTTCATATTCATTTAGTAGGTTATCATCAACTATCAGTGACGTATTATTTTCATTAATATCATTAGCCACTTTTATTCCATATCAAGCCACTTTAATACCCTTGACAAGGCTAATAGTAAGTATGGGTGTCCTAGATACTTATATAGGGATAATATTTGCTATGCTGATTTTCTATATACCTACTGGAGCATTACTGATGTCAATGTTTATTTCGGTTATCCCTAGAAGTCTAGTAGAAGCCGCTAAAATGGATGGAACTGGAGATCTTAAGATATTTATAAAAATTGTTTTCCCGCTCTCTTTACCGGGTTTTATCTCTACTCTAATATTCATAATAATACAATCTTGGAATAATTTCTTTATACCATTAGTATTGGTAACTACACCAGGTATGAGATTAATATCGGTTGCAGTTGAGTCTTACACTGGAGGATATGGTACATTATATAATGATACGTTTGCTGCAGCAATGTTAGCTAGCATAATACCACTAGCAATATTTATATTTCTTGGAAGATATTTCATAAGAGGTTTAATCGCATTAGGTGGTGGAGGCAAAGGGGTGTAA
- the glcT gene encoding glucose ABC transporter permease GlcT yields MKKGTIVLVIPTAFFSAILLYLVVWNAVVSFMNWSLLNPKPTFVGLQTYANVIKAFQFTNSLAHSLELSASLVAIGNVLGILLAALLYFLSSNKARSVFMSIIIYPLAISMAVNGLIWLWLYNINIGIDWLLVKIGLPQFPWLSSTSTMFPSLILISVWAYTGIAALFYLAGFMNIDKTIVEAARLDGASAFKILYRLLIPNSFNSFVIATALLFLFSFRIFSLPYILSGGPTNIFLQTAVVYMYYLFSVEFFSQATAVATIITLIATVIIIPYALIIIRRWIRK; encoded by the coding sequence ATGAAAAAGGGGACAATAGTTCTTGTTATTCCCACAGCATTTTTTTCCGCTATACTACTCTATTTAGTGGTATGGAATGCTGTAGTATCATTTATGAATTGGTCGTTACTAAATCCTAAGCCAACTTTTGTAGGTTTACAAACATATGCAAATGTAATAAAGGCTTTTCAATTTACCAATTCGTTAGCTCACTCATTAGAATTGTCAGCTAGTTTAGTGGCTATAGGGAATGTTTTAGGGATTCTTTTAGCAGCTTTACTTTACTTTTTGAGCTCTAATAAAGCTAGGTCTGTTTTCATGTCAATTATAATATATCCACTGGCTATATCAATGGCGGTAAATGGTCTAATATGGTTATGGTTATATAATATAAACATAGGAATAGACTGGTTATTGGTTAAAATTGGACTACCACAATTTCCATGGCTTTCATCAACTTCAACTATGTTCCCTAGTCTTATATTAATATCAGTCTGGGCATATACTGGTATAGCAGCATTGTTCTATCTAGCAGGATTTATGAACATAGATAAGACCATAGTAGAGGCTGCGAGATTAGATGGTGCAAGTGCCTTTAAGATACTATATAGACTTCTTATCCCTAATTCCTTTAATTCGTTTGTCATTGCGACTGCATTATTGTTCTTATTTTCCTTCAGAATATTTAGTCTACCTTATATCTTGTCGGGGGGTCCAACTAACATTTTTCTACAAACTGCCGTAGTGTATATGTATTACCTATTTAGCGTAGAGTTCTTCTCTCAAGCAACTGCCGTAGCTACCATAATCACATTAATAGCTACTGTTATCATTATACCATATGCCTTAATTATAATCAGGAGGTGGATAAGGAAATGA
- the glcS gene encoding glucose ABC transporter substrate-binding protein GlcS, with protein sequence MRKYPYSLIRGLSSTQIAIIVAVVVIVIVIGVVAGLLLTRKPTPTVITTTTTFTTTTTTSITTTTSIPTTTTTTGPLVFYTWWATEGKVALNHLIPAFDNATGLQLQPNVVPGAGGTNAKYAILALIEAGKPPAAFQVHFGPEMVSYVEAAPNGVNSFVNMTPYAENWGLMNNSVYAVLQAGAFNGTLLSIPVNVHRGALLWVNMQLLREYNLPFPYNFSTLVYDTVQLANHGIHPWIVPGGDGGWDQFNLWEDIFLYLAGPQLYNEMIYGTINFNNATVQKLINETNYWFLNFTSYDYPGWQSMTWTQGLTLLVQGKVAFQANGNWLTNYAYDFLNTTAYPPLPQYINNSSVTLIETPFPGTQHYYALVIDSIGIPVGPQEQQALQLAHFWSSYQGQQIWTKWKAVTYYKNATDWFNTPAQWYDYQQLLNTSEQDFVYQLSDGGVFDDVFAQINSGLLTLQEVGPAGLSAWNSTLVSAMHEEESEWLAAAKLGLGYLGFPGHPFAGYYPPWVTNPTAYGLKPTSHEVSSGVSMGQILPIMLISVGGGLLISEAVISRYIRFPKL encoded by the coding sequence ATGAGGAAGTATCCATATAGTTTGATTAGGGGGTTATCTTCAACACAAATAGCAATAATAGTAGCAGTAGTGGTAATAGTTATAGTAATAGGAGTAGTTGCTGGATTACTACTAACAAGAAAACCAACACCAACAGTAATAACAACCACAACAACCTTCACAACAACTACAACAACAAGTATTACCACAACAACAAGTATTCCAACTACTACAACAACCACTGGACCCCTAGTATTTTACACATGGTGGGCTACGGAAGGAAAAGTAGCCCTTAATCATCTGATTCCGGCATTTGATAATGCTACTGGGTTACAGCTTCAACCAAACGTAGTACCTGGAGCTGGAGGTACAAACGCAAAATATGCAATCCTGGCTTTAATTGAAGCAGGAAAACCACCGGCTGCGTTTCAAGTTCACTTCGGGCCAGAAATGGTTAGTTACGTTGAGGCAGCACCAAATGGAGTGAACTCATTCGTTAACATGACTCCTTATGCAGAGAACTGGGGATTAATGAATAATTCAGTTTATGCAGTATTGCAGGCAGGTGCATTTAACGGTACTTTACTATCAATACCAGTAAACGTTCATAGGGGTGCGTTATTGTGGGTTAATATGCAGTTGCTTAGAGAATATAATCTACCATTCCCCTACAACTTCAGTACTCTAGTATATGATACAGTGCAATTGGCAAATCATGGCATACATCCATGGATAGTACCGGGAGGAGATGGAGGATGGGATCAATTCAACCTATGGGAAGACATATTCCTATACTTAGCAGGACCACAATTGTATAACGAAATGATTTACGGAACAATCAATTTCAACAACGCAACAGTACAAAAATTAATAAATGAGACAAACTATTGGTTCCTAAACTTCACAAGCTACGACTACCCAGGATGGCAATCAATGACGTGGACACAAGGACTAACACTACTAGTACAAGGAAAAGTCGCATTCCAAGCAAATGGGAACTGGCTCACGAATTATGCTTATGACTTCTTAAACACCACAGCCTACCCACCACTACCACAATACATAAACAACTCAAGCGTAACACTAATCGAAACACCATTCCCAGGAACACAACACTATTATGCTTTAGTTATAGATTCTATTGGAATTCCAGTAGGACCTCAAGAACAACAAGCATTACAGTTAGCCCACTTCTGGTCATCCTATCAAGGTCAACAAATATGGACAAAGTGGAAGGCAGTTACTTATTACAAGAATGCTACGGACTGGTTTAATACTCCTGCTCAGTGGTATGATTATCAGCAGTTGCTTAATACTTCTGAGCAGGATTTCGTTTATCAGTTGTCGGATGGTGGTGTTTTTGATGACGTTTTTGCCCAGATTAATTCTGGGTTGTTGACTTTGCAGGAGGTTGGTCCTGCTGGTTTGTCCGCATGGAATTCCACATTGGTTTCTGCGATGCATGAGGAGGAGAGTGAGTGGTTGGCTGCGGCTAAGCTAGGATTGGGATATTTGGGCTTCCCTGGTCATCCATTTGCTGGTTATTATCCACCATGGGTTACGAACCCAACTGCGTATGGATTGAAGCCTACTAGTCATGAGGTTAGTAGTGGTGTTAGTATGGGTCAAATATTGCCAATTATGTTAATAAGTGTTGGTGGAGGATTATTGATAAGTGAGGCTGTAATTTCAAGGTATATAAGGTTCCCCAAACTTTAA
- a CDS encoding putative metallopeptidase has product MIKYVRSKKEEELLKDIVDTLKLDHIDLDRVRVVYSYGSNTKAVARIWAVPKAILETFDLEPLYVIELISEKFDKLSEENKIKVMIHEILHIPIKFSGGLRPHGDKVNSKEVNKLYKKYIKLKYNKNKNCR; this is encoded by the coding sequence ATGATAAAATACGTTAGATCCAAAAAAGAAGAAGAACTATTAAAGGATATCGTAGACACACTCAAATTAGATCACATAGATTTGGATAGAGTGAGGGTAGTTTACTCTTATGGCTCCAATACAAAGGCTGTGGCGAGAATTTGGGCAGTTCCTAAAGCTATCCTAGAAACTTTTGACTTAGAACCACTTTATGTGATAGAACTCATCTCAGAAAAATTTGATAAACTATCAGAAGAGAATAAAATCAAGGTTATGATACATGAAATTCTTCATATTCCTATCAAGTTTAGCGGTGGATTAAGACCACATGGAGATAAAGTAAACAGTAAGGAAGTTAACAAATTATATAAAAAATATATCAAACTAAAATATAATAAAAACAAAAACTGTAGATAA